The Apium graveolens cultivar Ventura chromosome 10, ASM990537v1, whole genome shotgun sequence nucleotide sequence TAAGAGGGGAGTCCTCTCCTCATACTACTAAGATGAGAGTCCTCTCCTCATACTACTAAGAGGCGAGTCCTCTCCTCATACTACTAAGAGGCGAGTCCTCTCCTCATATCACTAAGAGGGGAGTCATCTCCTCATATCATGCACGACTCCATATTACTAGGAGGGGTGACCTACCACCATATCACTATGACGGGGGTAGCATGTCCCCATATTAATAGGAGGGGAGTCCTCACCTCATATTTTTAAGAGACTTGATGAGACAAGTGAGAGTCCACGATCACATGCCAACTGCACAAGGAATATTATTACAACACTTTATGACTACATGACCCTATTGGGGCACATCATGGAAATCTAGAGGGACTATATTACGCTTGGAAGGACCTCATCGAGGTCAACACTACTTACATATTTCTGGGTCTACATCACATGACCAGACTCTAAGGGGTCACATGTAAGGGCTCTATGTGTTCTCGTGCCTCACCAACGAGATATCTTCGCCTAATGCCATGAAAGCCTATTACAGCCTAATTGGGCTTGGGCCATGGAATAATATGGGCTTATTACAAACTATCCAACGGTCAACGAACCTGGGCTTTGATGGACCGGGCCAAACCCTAGCCCGTCTAGGTAACTTGTCCTCCAAAGTCTACGTGTGACTTGAACCCTTATAAAATGGTATGTATGCCTCTTGTTTACGGATGAGCAACAGTTTGAAATAAGAGAGAATAAACACTATTCCTCTGACATTCTAAGAATAATCGAACAAGATCAGCTATAACATCCATCAATTTTTATCCCATGTTCTTCGCGTTCTTCATAAAAATAGCCTCAAATCAACATAATTTGCTTCGTGATTCCAGCAACCTCCGAATTCGTGTTGTTACGAATTTCTCCCAACAatagttaattatatttaattaaataattctagTAAAAATGAAATTACAGATATTTAATTTGGAGACTGGCACTTGCACCTAACAAAAGCCAGCCAATAAGAGAGAGTCATCTTCAATGTAGAGTGTAGTAGTGCCACGTATAAAATAGGTAGTTAAAAGAGTAGGAACATTTCACTTGTTTCAAGAGTGGCGGCACCAGCTTCACAGCCTCCTTATTTACTAACTTCAGTCGCTCTCCCGTCATTTCTCAATTTTAGGGGAGTGGATTGAACCGGAATTTTAAAGGATTATTTCattcataaaatttaaatttatattattgagattttaaaaagtatattaaaattttataatatttaattaaaattttaaattatattataaatttgatgATATTTCAATAAGTATTTTAAATTATGCTAAAAATATTTGATAATATTCAATTGAGATTATTTAAAATTCattaaaatatgattttattCACATGCTACGgatttttttagaaaaatgatgaattttgtagaattgtttaatatattttatgatttttgaaaactCACCATAATTCATGACATTTTGAAGAATTGTGTTTAAATCCTAAACGTTCTTCATGAACTCTAGACATTTTATTTAAAATCGGCCTAAAATCAAAATcagatataatttattaaaatccaTAAACTATATATAATTCATTAAAAATTTAAGTTTAATACACACATCTTAATCCTTGATTTGTATCATTAAACTAAATTTTGTATCTATTTTATTTAGTTAAAAAAATGTTTGTACACATATTATATGTATATAGTTATTTTTGGTGATAGGGTAAGACTAGTTTTAATTAATCATGTATATCATGTTTAATTTCTAGGTCTTCGATTATAATTTATAATGTATTTGagaataattattaaaatatatatattcttaaTATGTTTATATTTTCCAAGACAAATAAGAAAAAGGGGAGCATAAATTAAAGTTTCCAGAATGCTGAAAAAAGTCAGACAAATTACAGTAGATAAACAATATATAGAAAGAAAAGTCTAAATTTGGAGGATAGGCATGGAATATAATTTTAAtgtatataaataaaaaaatactTTAATTTTCAACTAGCAAACCTTTTTTAACGACttttataattaatataattttcaaaacataATAACACATTTTCAATCTAAAGCACACCGATTTCAAACTCGTAGAGTTTTCATATACCTAAGACAAATAAAAGGTAGCATTCACATACCTAATAAACCATACATCTAAAATGGAAGTTTTCCGACCCAACTCACTCCGTTATTCATAGCATCATTTTACAAAATGATAACGTCATATTTTCATCATGTTTATCTTCCTATGCATAGTATATATATAGAACATTCATCTTCACGATTCCATACCACCAAGTCACCAACAATACACATTTTCAACTCACTTCCTCTCTGACTACAGACACACACATCACTATGGAGTGCAGTGGTACAACAATTACAAAATCTTTATCACCTTCGTCTGCTCCCAACTCACCTCCTATACCATTAGTTGTAAGCCCTTGTGCAGCTTGCAAGATACTGAGGCGGCGATGTGCGGAGAAATGTGTATTGGCACCTTACTTTCCTCCTAGTGATCCTATCAAATTCACCACTGCTCATCGTGTTTTCGGAGCCAGCAACATTATCAAATTTTTGCAGGTACGCTAATTTTTGTAATAGATATTGTTAATGATATAATTGATTTGATCCTGATAAGCTCTGTTTTCTAACAATTTGAGGTTTTAGGAGAGCCGGTAACTTAAGATATTTAGCCAACCTTAGGTACAGGGTTCGAGTATTAATGGAAACACTATCTGTGATTAGTTTTATCAGATTTCCTATTATTTCAAAAATGAACCTCCCTTGATAATGTGAGTATTGGTTTATGGCATGCATGAAACGGTTGTAGTTTGAATACAATTTTTCAGATTCTTTTCAGCTGCCGCGAGTGTGTCAAGATGTGAATGTGTAACATGCAAATTATAAAAGGCAACTAAAAAGTTACAAAAAGAGTGCTAACAAGTTCACATATATAACTGCATACTGGTTTAAGTGGACCTTATTTATGATCGTTTTATAAATGATGTCCTACCTGTCTACAAGTCTACAAGTTGCATGTACAATAAAAATACAAACATTAATACTATTATTATCTAAAATTACAAGAAAATTTGCTGCTTAATAaatctgaaaatattaataattgTGTTTTCAGGAATTGCCTGAGTATCAAAGGGCGGACGCAGTTAGTAGCATGGTATATGAGGCTAATGCAAGGATTAGGGATCCAGTTTATGGATGTGCAGGAGCAATATGTCAGCTCCAGAAGCAAGTCAATGAGCTTCAAGCACAGTTAGCGAAAGCACAAGCTGAAGTTGTGACTGTGCAATGCCAATATTCCAATCTCATGACTTTGATCTCCATGGATTTTGATCAATCTCCTCAATCCTCACCGGATCAGCAATCTTTTGGCAATTATCCGACCAACGATTTGAGTTTTCTCGACGATAATAATTCAAGTTCATTCGTGCTGGATTCTCTCTGGTCTGATCATTATTAGAAACACAATTTTAATTATGACTCCAAGCTAATGCAGAGGAGATAGTGCTAATTATGAAATGATATACAGAGTTCCTAGTAATGAATAAATTTTACTAGCTAGGAAGTTAATGTTGTTTGGTATGGATAAGATTTATGAAAGCAGCAAGGGTAGTTAATATTTGGTAGTAGATTTTTATAAATGCATGCATtcgatgaaagaagaaatatgaaaTTGACGGGTCAGTTCCCTTCATGTTGTCCTGGCTGATTTATAGATATACACTAGCTACTTATTGAAGGACGAAGGGGGATAAATGACATTGTATTATGTCCATTCtcatacctaatttcataatttGGGCCACCTAATTTTCTTTTATCAACTTTGACCCCCTTTTTCTAAGCTTTAATTCAATATATATATCATGTTTGATGGCTTTGATTTGTTGTCATATATTTAATTTCTTCATATCAGTATCTATATATTCTGGAAATATTTATTCTGTGAAACGATGAATGGTAAAAGAAAAAGAGAAGCAGAATTACGGAATGGGAAAACTCATAGGCATCAGATATATGGGTTTGGTGCTGACTTGTGCTTTGGGGGggaataaaaaataaaataagctAATAGCTCTCTTCTTTTTCATGCCCCTCGTTTTGTTTACATCATTTTTCTGCTCATAAATGCTTTCTTCTGTTTTTGTTGGACCTTTTTTTATTCGCAATGTTTTCGTTGATATGATGTTCTTGTTTTTATATTGACTTCTGAAATTTAATGTCAACAGACTGCAGTAGTAATAAAGCAGTGTTTTCACTCTATATTAAACTAGTATAATAACGCATACATgtcattttctagatttttttatacaccatacaattatattagtaaaatttTTGATCGTTTTCTTATTGATAAATATTAGATAACAtctaaaatatatcaaatacAAGTAATTTGTGTTTACTAAATACATACAAGCAGGTAGTCATGTGGAAAAGATTGAAGTTAATCTATCAAATATTATCaatatatttataaaaagaaactaaaaatTGGTAGTCATCTAGGTGTAAAAGGAAAAGATTGAAGTTAATCTATCAAACATTATCaatatatttataaaaagaaactaaaaatttaacatatatatataaagcAGTGTTTTCACTCTTTATTAAGTTAAGCTCCTGCATATAGTAAACCACCCTGTAAAGACAAAATATTGTAATTATACCGTAATATAGGATTTCAAAACATACTTGCCGTATCTAATTTTTAGCTATTTGAAGGAAAATCTTGTGATAAATTGGAATTATTGGAATAGAGTATCACGTTTCGAGTTTGATTCTCTTCCAAATCACACAATTAATTTTCTTGTGACCATATAATTTTAGATATGAAACTTCAACTCACTATAATTTGCCAGCTACTCTGAAATGAAAGGAATAAAACTTTACAAAACATTATCAACAACGCGTTAAGTTATATCCTCAATTATGAATCAAGATCCATGTTACTTTTATAACAATAAGTCAATAAATAAAGAAATACGTGTACAATAGCTTTTGATAATTATTTATAAGCAAGTAGTTAAAAAAATGCTTCGAGATAGATTGTGTGAAGTTACACGACTAACATTTTTATATGGACTCAATTATTCAATGATTTCACGTGCAACTTCTATTTAGCTTTATTTTGTTAAAACACATTGCATGCATGCATGTTCATAACAAATATGTTATCCTAAAGTAAACTCAAGTATTGAGGCTCCCCACATGACTTGTTTTGACATAACCCAAATAACCTACAATATCTTATCACTACATATATGACTGATGCGATCGATTTCAGcaacaatgcctttgtttttcCACTTCTTACCTTGATGTACAGTGTACAAGAATATATTTTTACAAGTTTATTTGTTTATCTTCAAACTGCAACTCATCAGTTGCTATTATTTGTTCTTTTCTAGATAAATTCTCTAGAACCTGATGAACTGTGTGTTGACTGTATAGTTCAAATTTGTCAATGTCGGATCTGTTTTCGGACCTTAGGTCTACTGTCAACTTAAAAACTTTCGCATTGTAAACTTAAATGGGTAAATGGATTTTTTGGTCACCCAACTTATTATATTTTTAGGAACTTACCATTCaactattattttttttcttttactcaCTAATATTAGGTAAATATTGGTTTTTAATCACTAATGTTAGGTTCGAATTTGATTATTGGCATTATGTCAATTTTTTGTAGCATTTTTAAAATATGGTGGTAGtctataatattttaataatttgataTATGTCTGTATCTTTATATATAATACTCCATATGTCCCTACCACTTTTACCTTGGTGATGAGAGTTTGACAAGGCTCCTAAAAGATGTAGTTTaatgaattattttaattttttttctaaataataatttatCGTTTAAATTTCAATATACaaaaaaaaatctttaaaaaAAGTTATAAAACTATGTTTGTAAGAAAAATATCCTGTGTGAGTTATTTGATTTAATACCAAATTCATATTATTACAACATTAttctatttttgtgtttatatatgtACTTGTTTTACAATTCTATTAGAATGGATGGGTTTATAGTTATGATTTTGGGTCCGTAAGAGTTGCATAAATGAGCTATGATTAGTGATTCCATTGAATTTTTGAAAGTGTGGTTTGGTAAAATATTGAtatgtatttttttaatatttttaatactttatgatcagtttgctaatttgattatattaaatttttattttttatttcccaataattttagtACGGATTGAGATGCCTCTTCGTAATAATTTTGGTTTTGAGTTTAGTACCCTACCTAAAAAGTAACAGACGTATATCAACCGATTTTATGCGTCTGTTTACAATGTATATACATCTGTTCTGACAAGATGTTCAAAACAATACGTGTCCTTCCTATAACATAGGTCTATAAATTAAACATTATACGACTCCTCCATATGCATCTAGCAAACACAAACACATATAAGCTTTCTTATAAGACACATGTGACACTTTTTGTACTAGTT carries:
- the LOC141692521 gene encoding LOB domain-containing protein 1-like produces the protein MECSGTTITKSLSPSSAPNSPPIPLVVSPCAACKILRRRCAEKCVLAPYFPPSDPIKFTTAHRVFGASNIIKFLQELPEYQRADAVSSMVYEANARIRDPVYGCAGAICQLQKQVNELQAQLAKAQAEVVTVQCQYSNLMTLISMDFDQSPQSSPDQQSFGNYPTNDLSFLDDNNSSSFVLDSLWSDHY